The window CCACTCTTCATTCTAAGTTACCGCTGAAGCGCCGCGCCGTCGGCTACGGATTCGTCGGATCTATGCGAACGGTGCAACTCAGCATTTGCCAATGCCGGGCCAACGTGAAGGAAGACAACGATGTTGCGGGTGGGGATTGTTGGTTGCGGGCTTGTTGCTCAGTGTATTCACTTGCCGACCCTGCGGGAACTTCGGGATCGCTTGATCGTAACCGCGATTTGCGACGTGAGCCGCAGCGTTCTCGATGCGATCGGAAGCGAATGGGCGATCCCTACCCGCCTCGAGGACTATCGCGATCTCATCGCTCGCGAGGATGTCGATATCGTCCTCGTGGCGAATCCGCACGTCTTTCACGCCGAGACCGCCATGGCGGCCATGCGAAAAGGAAAGCATGTTCTCATCGAAAAGCCGATGTGCATGACGGTTGTCGAGGCGGATGCGCTCATCAAGGTTGAGGAGGAGACTGGCGTAGTCGCGCAGGTCGGCTACAACCGTCGCTACGCGCCAAATCTTGCAGCCGCCGCCGAGGTCGTGCGCGCGCTACCTGGAATACGCCTCGCACGCGTGCATGACGTTCTGGGGCGAAATGCCATCATCGTTCCACAGGTCACCAAAGTGATCACACCCTCGGATGCGTCACCGATCGCCACACAGAAATTGGGCGATATCACAGCGGCAAAGGTGATCGAAGCAATAGGACCGGCGTCCGCCCTACTGCAGAATGTCTACATGGGATTGGTGGGTCTCAGCAGCCACGACCTTTCGGCCATGCGTGCCGTTCTCGGCTTTCCTCAGCGTGTGTTGTTCGCCACCGCCCGTGGTGACGATGGCAGAAGTCTCGCAGCTGCCTTCGACTACGGAACCTATACCTGCCTATTCTCCTCCGACATCGACCTGATCCCGCGCTTTGACGCAAACATGGAAGTCTACAGTGCGTCCAAGGTTGTGAGGGTCGAGTTCAACACGCCGTTCGTGAAGAGCATCCCGGCGACCCTGACGATAACGGATATCGACACTCACGGAATGGCGCGAACCAGCTCGAGTTTCTCATTCCGAGATAGCTTCCTTCTCGAATGGATTGCTCTGCATGAGACCGTTAGCACCGGCCGGCGGCCGAATACGTCGATCGCCGATGCGCGCCAAGACCTGTTGCTGTTCAGAGATATGATCGACCACATGCGCACGAATGGATCGAGTTGAGAGCGCGACCGGTGGCAAATCCGACTT is drawn from Pseudomonadota bacterium and contains these coding sequences:
- a CDS encoding Gfo/Idh/MocA family oxidoreductase; this translates as MLRVGIVGCGLVAQCIHLPTLRELRDRLIVTAICDVSRSVLDAIGSEWAIPTRLEDYRDLIAREDVDIVLVANPHVFHAETAMAAMRKGKHVLIEKPMCMTVVEADALIKVEEETGVVAQVGYNRRYAPNLAAAAEVVRALPGIRLARVHDVLGRNAIIVPQVTKVITPSDASPIATQKLGDITAAKVIEAIGPASALLQNVYMGLVGLSSHDLSAMRAVLGFPQRVLFATARGDDGRSLAAAFDYGTYTCLFSSDIDLIPRFDANMEVYSASKVVRVEFNTPFVKSIPATLTITDIDTHGMARTSSSFSFRDSFLLEWIALHETVSTGRRPNTSIADARQDLLLFRDMIDHMRTNGSS